From Leopardus geoffroyi isolate Oge1 chromosome B4, O.geoffroyi_Oge1_pat1.0, whole genome shotgun sequence, a single genomic window includes:
- the LOC123590081 gene encoding cationic amino acid transporter 3-like — protein MLCLALRRFGQKLVRRHMLEEYAADMGPDRRLTTLDLVALGVSCTVGVGIYILAGEVARDKAGPSIVICLLVAGLSSVLSGLCYAEFGVQVSYSGSSYLYSYVTLGELWAFITGWNLIIFFVAHTATVARAWTLAFDNLLGNQISQTLHESISPNVPQVLGEILGFIVVGLVLLLMELLILRSSWIFLVSKVVILVKLLTLSFVIIAGFIKGDLHNWKLTEEDYVKAGLNDTSSLGPLGSGGFVPFGFKGILRGAATCFYAFIGFTIIVTRVEEARNPQYSVPMGIVISLFICFLMYFGVSSALTLMVPYYQLQPGSTLPEAFLHVGWAHACYVVTFGFLCSLSISIFGFMFPIRNLIYMMTQDGLLFPVLARIQTGTDTPIVATVILSIIAAIMAFFFRLTDLVDLMSVGALLAYSLLATCVLIIRYQPQRRTGGNEAEVQEENGPAAEKLTLQALLFPGSSTPTPLSGQVVYVCSSLLVLLLTLLCLVLAQWPVLLSGDPVWISVVVVLLVLIIGITGVIWRQPQNSSRLHFKVPALPLLPLLTIFVNVCLMMQMTANTWALFGVWMLIGFAIYFSYGIQHSLVN, from the coding sequence ATGCTGTGTCTGGCACTTCGCAGATTTGGTCAAAAGCTGGTACGCAGACATATGCTGGAGGAATATGCGGCCGATATGGGCCCTGACAGAAGACTGACCACCCTAGATTTAGTGGCCCTGGGTGTGAGCTGCACAGTGGGTGTAGGTATATATATCCTGGCTGGTGAGGTGGCTAGAGATAAAGCAGGACCATCCATCGTGATCTGCTTGTTGGTGGCCGGCCTATCTTCTGTGTTGTCTGGGCTGTGCTATGCAGAGTTTGGTGTCCAGGTTTCCTATTCTGGCTCTTCATATCTCTACAGCTACGTCACTCTAGGTGAACTCTGGGCTTTCATCACTGGCTGGAACCTCATCATCTTCTTTGTTGCTCATACAGCCACTGTGGCCCGGGCTTGGACCTTAGCTTTCGACAATCTGCTTGGGAACCAGATATCTCAGACCCTGCATGAGAGCATCTCACCTAATGTTCCCCAGGTCCTTGGAGAAATTCTAGGATTCATTGTTGTGGGCCTTGTGTTGCTGCTCATGGAATTGTTGATTCTGAGGAGTAGTTGGATTTTCCTGGTTTCCAAAGTGGTCATATTGGTGAAACTTTTGACCCTCAGTTTTGTCATCATTGCTGGCTTCATTAAGGGGGACTTGCACAACTGGAAGCTCACAGAAGAGGACTACGTAAAGGCTGGACTCAATGACACCTCAAGCTTAGGCCCTCTGGGCTCTGGAGGATTTGTGCCTTTTGGCTTCAAGGGGATTCTCCGTGGAGCAGCTACctgtttctatgcatttataGGTTTCACTATTATTGTTACCAGAGTCGAAGAAGCCCGAAATCCCCAGTATTCTGTCCCCATGGGCATTGTTATTTCACTGTTCATCTGCTTTTTGATGTATTTTGGTGTCTCTTCAGCACTTACACTTATGGTGCCTTACTACCAGCTCCAACCTGGGAGCACCTTGCCTGAGGCATTTCTCCATGTTGGCTGGGCCCATGCCTGCTATGTTGTAACTTTTGGATTCCTCTGTAGTCTTTCCATCAGCATCTTTGGCTTTATGTTCCCCATACGTAATCTTATATACATGATGACACAGGATGGGCTCCTGTTCCCTGTCCTTGCCAGGATCCAAACTGGCACAGACACCCCCATCGTGGCCACTGTGATCTTGAGCATTATTGCAGCCATCATGGCCTTCTTCTTTAGACTCACTGATCTTGTGGACCTCATGTCAGTTGGGGCCCTGCTAGCTTACTCTTTGCTGGCTACTTGTGTTCTCATCATCAGGTATCAGCCTCAGAGGAGGACTGGAGGAAATGAAGCAGAGGTACAGGAGGAGAATGGACCTGCAGCAGAGAAGCTGACTCTACAGGCACTACTTTTTCCAGGCagctccacccccactccactcTCTGGCCAGGTTGTCTATGTTTGCTCCTCACTGCTTGTTCTGCTGCTCACTCTTCTTTGCCTGGTGCTGGCCCAGTGGCCAGTTCTGCTTTCTGGAGACCCAGTGTGGATTTCAGTGGTTGTGGTGCTCCTGGTGCTCATCATTGGGATCACTGGGGTCATCTGGAGACAGCCACAGAACTCCAGTCGCCTTCACTTTAaggtccctgctctgcctctcctcccactaCTGACCATCTTTGTGAATGTTTGCCTTATGATGCAGATGACAGCTAACACCTGGGCCCTGTTTGGTGTCTGGATGCTGATTGGGTTTGCTATCTACTTCAGCTATGGGATCCAGCACAGCCTGGTCAATTAA